The proteins below are encoded in one region of Mycteria americana isolate JAX WOST 10 ecotype Jacksonville Zoo and Gardens chromosome 22, USCA_MyAme_1.0, whole genome shotgun sequence:
- the RPRML gene encoding reprimo-like protein: protein MNGSFLNQTLLEQGAYPNRTQTLGMLMACCNGTGSVLATDGGSSVLVPDERSLYITRVVQIAVLCVLSLTVMFGIFFLGCNLLIKSESMINFLVKDRRPSKDVGAAIMGLY, encoded by the coding sequence ATGAATGGATCCTTTCTCAACCAGACTCTGCTAGAGCAGGGAGCTTACCCCAACAGGACCCAGACCTTGGGGATGCTCATGGCCTGCTGCAACGGGACTGGCTCGGTGCTGGCGACCGACGGCGGCTCCTCAGTTCTGGTGCCCGACGAGAGGAGCCTTTACATCACGCGGGTGGTGCAGATCGCTGTCCTCTGTGTCCTCTCCTTGACTGTGATGTTCGGCATCTTCTTTTTGGGCTGCAACTTGCTCATCAAGTCGGAGAGCATGATTAACTTTCTGGTGAAGGACCGAAGACCTTCCAAGGACGTGGGAGCTGCAATCATGGGACTTTACTGA